In Dethiosulfovibrio faecalis, a genomic segment contains:
- a CDS encoding FAD-dependent oxidoreductase, translated as MRVFLYSILCSVLFTTALCPTADSEVRSGQYDVIVVGAGSGGTAAAIQAARCGASVALVDETGWIGGQITAAAVSTMDDVGHNRSGLYLEFIRRIRESYGATGTDVNICYWGNDTIATEPKVAEEILLDMLRGSAPGKVELFLHRTPEAVLTEGNRVTGVILKDGDSGTIMLKGKVTIDATECGDLLPMTPARYRAGNSLSTNLDMDGEIQDITWVAVIKSEDSVPEELKVKRPDGYDRDVGRFRRVVTTDGATWPGQAPFDVASHKAYRALPDRGNPHRIEGGESETWPYITRTCVNWANDVPANGPDHVGLTVRYLEDKDYRRLVNGEAIGRTLRFIHYVQTELGLSNWTVDRSQGYGERGDRIRDRALYLDESNDAVLSHFPPIPYVRESRRIVGIETMTAKTVARDRRLGRAVENRTNSIALGEYPLDIHGSRVPGSLESDLGESMADYPGEWRSDEGVFQVPYGALIPETVDGLLAAEKNISVSRLVNGATRLQPITILTGQAAGAIAALSSLSHRDPRDLPVISVQDVLLRGKSALSLYSFFDVQPDHPHWRGVQGATLYGYLHPMTPVIFGTSLPVEERHMSYMISRAFYVRDLEGGELFVSRSDFVERLKKTAPRWEPSSMEWEGPPEELISRGEAVTAVWDALVQSVPLR; from the coding sequence GTGAGAGTCTTTCTTTATTCTATTCTTTGCTCCGTCCTTTTTACCACGGCATTATGCCCCACCGCCGACTCCGAGGTCAGATCCGGCCAGTACGACGTCATAGTTGTCGGTGCGGGATCGGGAGGCACCGCCGCGGCGATCCAGGCCGCCAGATGCGGAGCTTCGGTCGCCCTGGTGGACGAGACCGGCTGGATCGGCGGACAGATCACCGCCGCGGCGGTCTCCACAATGGACGACGTGGGACACAACAGATCGGGATTATATCTGGAGTTTATAAGAAGGATCAGAGAAAGCTACGGAGCGACGGGAACCGACGTCAACATATGCTACTGGGGAAACGACACCATAGCGACGGAGCCCAAGGTGGCAGAAGAGATACTCCTCGATATGCTGAGAGGATCGGCTCCAGGCAAGGTCGAACTCTTCCTCCACAGGACGCCGGAGGCGGTCCTGACGGAGGGGAATAGGGTCACAGGGGTTATCCTGAAAGACGGCGATTCGGGAACGATAATGCTCAAAGGGAAGGTCACGATAGATGCAACGGAATGCGGCGATCTGCTTCCAATGACCCCGGCTAGATACAGGGCGGGAAACTCCCTGTCCACCAACCTGGATATGGACGGGGAGATACAGGACATAACCTGGGTCGCAGTTATAAAGAGCGAGGACTCGGTACCGGAGGAACTGAAGGTAAAGAGACCGGACGGATACGACAGAGACGTGGGAAGGTTCAGAAGAGTGGTGACCACCGACGGGGCCACCTGGCCGGGACAGGCCCCCTTCGACGTCGCCAGCCACAAAGCCTACAGGGCCCTTCCTGACAGGGGCAATCCACACAGAATAGAGGGAGGGGAATCGGAGACCTGGCCCTACATAACCAGGACCTGCGTCAACTGGGCCAACGACGTTCCCGCCAACGGCCCCGATCACGTGGGACTGACCGTCCGCTACCTGGAGGACAAAGACTACAGACGGCTGGTAAACGGAGAGGCCATCGGCAGGACGTTGAGGTTCATACACTACGTCCAGACCGAACTGGGCCTGTCCAACTGGACGGTGGACCGGTCTCAGGGATACGGAGAAAGGGGAGATCGTATAAGGGACAGGGCCCTCTATCTGGACGAGAGCAACGACGCCGTTCTGAGCCACTTTCCACCAATTCCCTACGTCAGGGAGAGTCGAAGGATCGTCGGAATCGAGACCATGACGGCCAAGACCGTCGCCAGAGACAGACGACTCGGCCGGGCGGTGGAGAACAGGACGAACTCGATCGCCCTTGGAGAATATCCTCTGGACATCCATGGATCCAGGGTCCCAGGAAGCCTGGAATCGGATCTAGGAGAGTCTATGGCCGACTATCCAGGCGAGTGGAGATCCGACGAGGGAGTCTTCCAGGTGCCCTACGGAGCCCTTATCCCGGAGACGGTGGACGGCCTCTTAGCCGCGGAGAAGAACATATCGGTGTCCAGGCTGGTCAACGGGGCGACGAGACTGCAGCCCATAACGATACTGACGGGCCAGGCGGCGGGAGCCATAGCAGCCCTCAGTTCCCTCTCCCACCGAGATCCAAGGGACCTGCCGGTCATATCGGTCCAAGACGTCCTTTTGAGGGGCAAGAGCGCCCTGTCGCTGTATTCCTTTTTCGACGTCCAGCCGGACCATCCCCATTGGAGGGGCGTCCAGGGAGCGACCCTATACGGATACCTTCATCCAATGACGCCGGTGATCTTCGGGACGTCCCTGCCTGTCGAGGAAAGACACATGTCCTACATGATATCCAGAGCCTTCTACGTGAGGGACCTTGAGGGAGGAGAGCTTTTCGTCTCCAGATCGGACTTCGTGGAAAGACTGAAAAAGACGGCCCCCCGATGGGAACCGTCCTCTATGGAATGGGAAGGACCACCGGAAGAGCTGATATCCCGAGGAGAAGCCGTCACAGCCGTCTGGGACGCCCTGGTTCAATCGGTTCCGCTCAGATAG
- a CDS encoding NAD(P)-dependent oxidoreductase produces the protein MEMHILEEARRCIRCGACVKGCPVNTAIPDMIRMLVDGQIVSAGRTLFQNNPLSVVCSIVCPQERQCEGHCVLGRKGAPIRISDIEHYISSFYMNVMDLEPLPKKGKSVAIVGSGPAGITIAFLLALRGYSITIYEGKDQIGGVMRYGIPEFRLPKDLIDGLEANLRKLGVVIRPNTTIGTTLSLDDLFRDGFSAVFVGTGVWRPKGLGIPGESLGNCHFAIDYLKNPDVYRLGRALCVIGAGNTAMDVARTAVRKGVSHVTVMYRKGWEEMPARKIEVEYAQIDGVDFILESTPVAITSKGVRFARDGEEDFFPCESVIVAVSQGPRSLIGSSRDGIETREDFLVADDSGRTSREGVFASGDVVTGAKTVVEAVRFSKKVVETMDSYLSGTD, from the coding sequence ATGGAGATGCACATACTGGAGGAGGCTCGTCGCTGTATAAGGTGCGGAGCCTGCGTCAAGGGCTGTCCGGTGAACACCGCCATACCGGACATGATAAGGATGTTGGTGGACGGCCAGATAGTTTCCGCCGGAAGGACCCTGTTCCAGAACAACCCCCTCTCGGTGGTGTGTTCCATAGTGTGCCCTCAGGAGCGTCAGTGCGAGGGGCACTGCGTGCTCGGACGCAAAGGAGCTCCCATAAGGATAAGCGACATAGAACACTACATATCGTCGTTCTACATGAACGTCATGGATCTGGAGCCCCTGCCGAAGAAGGGCAAGTCCGTCGCCATAGTCGGCTCCGGTCCCGCCGGGATAACCATAGCCTTTCTTCTGGCTTTGAGGGGGTATTCCATAACCATCTACGAGGGAAAGGACCAGATCGGGGGAGTGATGCGTTACGGAATTCCCGAGTTCCGCCTTCCCAAGGACCTGATCGACGGTCTGGAGGCCAACCTAAGGAAGCTCGGAGTCGTAATAAGGCCCAATACCACCATCGGTACGACCCTGAGTCTGGACGATCTGTTTAGGGACGGTTTCTCCGCCGTGTTCGTAGGGACCGGCGTGTGGAGGCCCAAGGGGCTGGGAATACCGGGGGAATCCTTGGGTAACTGTCATTTCGCCATAGATTATCTGAAGAACCCGGATGTCTATCGTCTGGGTCGAGCCCTGTGCGTGATAGGGGCCGGCAACACCGCCATGGATGTCGCAAGGACCGCCGTCCGCAAGGGAGTCTCCCATGTCACCGTGATGTACCGAAAGGGCTGGGAGGAGATGCCGGCCCGCAAGATCGAGGTGGAATACGCCCAGATCGACGGGGTCGATTTCATCCTGGAGAGCACGCCCGTCGCGATAACATCCAAGGGAGTTCGTTTCGCTAGAGACGGCGAGGAGGACTTCTTCCCCTGCGAGTCGGTGATAGTGGCGGTCAGCCAGGGGCCCCGGTCTCTCATAGGATCCAGCAGGGACGGCATAGAGACCAGAGAGGATTTTCTCGTCGCCGACGATTCCGGTCGTACCTCCAGAGAGGGGGTCTTCGCCTCCGGCGACGTAGTGACCGGAGCGAAGACCGTCGTTGAGGCGGTGCGTTTCTCCAAGAAGGTTGTCGAGACCATGGACTCCTATCTGAGCGGAACCGATTGA
- a CDS encoding ABC transporter permease produces the protein MMRAGIRPSWWIAYWNILVKDVRAYYLKPPNISWGILFPLAWTAMFLIRSGGSMEDVRALLPGIMSLSVLFGTTSMLAVTVTFERKGRSFDRLLLAPLPLEMLMAAKTSGAIAFGLLNCMIPFWMASFFYDLSGASVPSILAAGSVLSVVCTFMGLFIAVSVKEVFEAQTLSNFFRFPMLFLCGLFFPVSSLPVFLRPLSYMLPLTYGVDLMRWILEGEGLIPVPVDWLALVGFASLLFIVSLRSIKKRWIQ, from the coding sequence ATGATGAGAGCCGGTATAAGACCCTCATGGTGGATAGCCTACTGGAATATTCTCGTCAAAGACGTCAGGGCCTATTACCTCAAGCCCCCGAACATCAGCTGGGGGATCCTCTTTCCCCTTGCCTGGACCGCCATGTTTCTGATCCGATCGGGAGGTTCAATGGAGGACGTTAGGGCTCTCCTCCCGGGGATAATGTCCCTGTCCGTCCTGTTCGGTACGACGTCCATGTTGGCGGTAACCGTGACCTTCGAGAGGAAGGGACGGTCCTTCGATCGACTTCTTCTGGCTCCTCTCCCTCTGGAGATGCTTATGGCGGCCAAGACCTCCGGAGCCATAGCCTTCGGGTTGTTGAACTGCATGATACCCTTCTGGATGGCGTCGTTTTTCTACGATCTTTCCGGGGCGTCGGTGCCCTCCATCCTGGCGGCCGGTTCGGTGCTTTCCGTCGTCTGCACCTTCATGGGGCTTTTCATAGCCGTTTCGGTTAAAGAGGTATTCGAGGCCCAGACCCTCTCGAACTTCTTCCGCTTTCCCATGCTGTTTCTCTGCGGGCTCTTCTTTCCCGTCTCCAGCCTGCCGGTGTTCCTCCGTCCCCTCTCCTACATGTTGCCCCTTACCTATGGGGTCGACCTGATGAGGTGGATACTGGAGGGCGAAGGGCTCATACCTGTTCCGGTGGATTGGCTGGCACTGGTCGGGTTCGCTTCGCTGCTTTTCATCGTGAGTCTCAGGTCCATAAAAAAGAGGTGGATTCAGTGA
- a CDS encoding ABC transporter ATP-binding protein, whose protein sequence is MINPEIKVKGLSKSFGSVEAVKGVSFEVEKGEIFGFLGPNGAGKTTTINMLTGLARPDGGSIELGGLDCTSDRKPVQHLIGVVPDESSLYPELTGFENLCFCGALYGMRKKERIARAKELLDTVGLADAAKRRFGGYSKGMGRRLTIAAGVIHRPSVLFLDEPTTGIDVVSARTIRSMIRALNENGTTVFLTTHYLEEAERLCDRVAFIRSGRIVLTDTMEGLLKKDRKGEAILLRFDGEGDASAESILRSAFPAVSFEPSGRGAVTARSEVYLSVGAMVRTLEDGGFEVLEARRIASTLEDVFLQVAEMEDER, encoded by the coding sequence TTGATAAATCCGGAAATAAAGGTAAAAGGGCTTTCGAAGTCCTTCGGATCGGTGGAAGCCGTGAAGGGAGTTTCCTTCGAGGTGGAGAAGGGGGAGATCTTCGGTTTTCTGGGGCCGAACGGAGCGGGAAAGACCACGACCATAAACATGCTTACCGGCCTGGCCCGTCCGGACGGAGGCAGTATAGAGCTAGGAGGCCTGGACTGTACGTCGGACAGAAAACCGGTCCAGCACCTAATAGGGGTGGTCCCGGACGAAAGCTCCCTTTATCCGGAGCTCACCGGCTTCGAGAACCTCTGTTTTTGCGGAGCCCTCTACGGAATGAGAAAAAAAGAGAGGATTGCCAGGGCTAAAGAGCTTCTCGATACAGTCGGCCTTGCAGATGCGGCGAAAAGACGTTTCGGAGGGTACTCGAAGGGAATGGGACGCAGGCTGACCATAGCCGCCGGGGTGATCCACAGGCCTTCGGTGCTCTTTCTGGACGAGCCGACCACCGGCATAGACGTCGTCAGCGCCAGGACCATTCGTTCGATGATAAGGGCTCTGAACGAGAACGGAACCACCGTGTTTCTGACGACCCACTATCTGGAGGAGGCAGAGAGGCTCTGCGATAGGGTGGCTTTCATCCGTTCCGGTAGAATCGTCCTCACCGACACCATGGAGGGTTTGCTCAAAAAAGACCGAAAGGGAGAGGCCATACTTCTACGATTCGACGGGGAAGGGGACGCCTCGGCCGAATCCATCCTCCGATCGGCATTCCCGGCCGTCTCGTTCGAGCCGTCCGGACGGGGTGCCGTTACGGCCAGGTCCGAGGTTTACTTGTCGGTGGGGGCGATGGTCAGAACGCTGGAGGACGGAGGCTTCGAGGTTCTGGAGGCCCGGAGGATCGCGTCTACCCTGGAGGATGTCTTTTTACAGGTGGCGGAGATGGAGGATGAACGATGA
- a CDS encoding response regulator yields the protein MSDIRVLIVEDDPMVMDIHKRFVLSIPGFELVGLGANGMDGLKVLEQRSVDLVILDIYMPELDGLETLHEIRRRRRNVDVIVVSAAHETDTVRDVMRFGAFDYIVKPFTYERFKEAMEGYLLYWAQKGDLDQGAIDRIMRRGSREKRDRCLPKGLGSVQLDRVRSILMGEDGALSADEVAVRAGVSRVTARRYLEYLVSINRAAVEPLHRDVGRPVNLYRLLDAKGGDCS from the coding sequence GTGAGCGATATAAGGGTTCTCATAGTCGAGGACGACCCGATGGTAATGGATATTCACAAACGTTTCGTCCTATCCATACCAGGTTTCGAGCTCGTAGGACTCGGGGCGAACGGGATGGACGGCCTGAAGGTTCTGGAACAGAGAAGCGTAGATCTGGTCATCCTGGACATCTACATGCCCGAGCTGGACGGTCTGGAGACACTGCACGAAATCCGTCGAAGACGTCGAAACGTGGACGTCATAGTGGTCTCCGCCGCTCACGAGACCGATACCGTCAGGGACGTTATGCGCTTCGGAGCCTTCGACTATATAGTGAAGCCCTTTACCTACGAGAGATTCAAAGAGGCTATGGAGGGCTACCTTTTATATTGGGCACAAAAGGGAGACCTTGACCAGGGAGCCATAGACAGGATAATGAGGAGAGGATCTCGGGAGAAGAGGGACAGATGTCTTCCCAAGGGGTTGGGGTCGGTTCAGCTGGACCGGGTAAGGTCAATACTCATGGGGGAGGATGGGGCCCTCTCGGCCGACGAGGTCGCAGTTAGGGCCGGCGTCTCCAGGGTAACAGCGAGGAGATACCTCGAGTATCTCGTGTCCATAAACAGGGCTGCGGTAGAGCCTCTTCATAGGGACGTAGGTCGTCCGGTCAATCTTTACAGGCTTTTGGACGCTAAAGGAGGGGATTGTTCTTGA
- a CDS encoding ArsR/SmtB family transcription factor, translating into MRNNLIGEVFMERPEDMARIFKVLSVETRVRIVKLLKKRSLCVNSIARELGISAAAVSQHLRILRNADVVIADKRGYFVHYGINRVTLEKWREIVEPLLNTSTITEDPFDSSRSCHIGYGRVFERRE; encoded by the coding sequence ATGCGCAATAACTTAATTGGGGAGGTTTTTATGGAACGACCTGAAGACATGGCCCGAATTTTCAAGGTTTTATCTGTTGAGACAAGAGTGCGTATCGTCAAGTTGCTCAAGAAGCGTTCTCTGTGTGTAAACAGTATTGCCCGTGAGTTGGGGATCTCGGCGGCGGCGGTGTCTCAGCATCTTCGAATACTACGGAATGCGGACGTAGTAATAGCCGACAAAAGGGGGTATTTCGTCCATTATGGTATTAATCGAGTTACTTTGGAGAAGTGGCGCGAGATTGTCGAGCCTTTGTTAAATACATCTACAATAACGGAAGATCCCTTTGATTCTAGTCGATCATGCCATATAGGTTACGGCCGTGTTTTTGAACGGAGGGAGTAG
- a CDS encoding ATP-binding cassette domain-containing protein, translating to MRTTDIAVGYCLRNVRMDLLFEEHPYVRDFFDANGLPPADPCVRVEEYFSEMSPVFLEDIGFDREGLIDRLVTFIERMEDVKKGQNLSVKKVTVLGGKDKNGVPEDVRLEMKAGEIVCIVGPTGSGKSRLLADIEWMAQGDTPTGRRILIDDEKPLRKWRFSLEHKLVAQLSQNMNFVMDLSVREFVSMHAESRMVPDRRERVRTVIEQANVLAGESFSPDIPVTALSGGQSRALMIADTAFLSSSPIVLIDEIENAGINRKRAMDLLVRRDKIVLVATHDPLLALMGSQRISIRNGGIDKILQTSKEENEHMKTLEKLDGFLNRCREVLRNGESLEVLPDFSL from the coding sequence GTGAGAACAACGGATATCGCGGTGGGTTACTGTCTTCGCAATGTTAGAATGGATCTTCTTTTCGAGGAACATCCCTACGTAAGAGACTTTTTTGACGCCAACGGCCTTCCTCCTGCGGATCCCTGTGTCAGAGTTGAGGAATATTTTTCCGAGATGAGTCCTGTTTTTCTCGAGGATATAGGATTCGATAGAGAAGGGTTGATAGATCGTCTGGTAACGTTCATAGAACGGATGGAGGACGTCAAAAAAGGACAAAATTTATCCGTTAAAAAGGTTACGGTTTTAGGGGGCAAGGATAAAAACGGTGTCCCCGAAGACGTAAGGTTGGAGATGAAAGCCGGTGAAATCGTCTGTATAGTTGGTCCCACCGGCTCCGGGAAGAGCCGTCTTTTGGCCGATATAGAGTGGATGGCCCAGGGCGATACCCCTACGGGGAGACGGATACTGATAGACGATGAGAAGCCTCTGAGAAAATGGCGTTTTTCCCTAGAGCATAAGTTGGTTGCACAGCTCTCCCAGAACATGAATTTCGTGATGGATCTGAGTGTTCGAGAGTTCGTGTCCATGCACGCCGAGAGCAGGATGGTCCCGGATAGAAGGGAAAGGGTCCGTACTGTGATAGAACAGGCCAATGTTTTGGCCGGTGAGTCCTTCTCTCCCGATATTCCGGTGACTGCTCTTAGCGGGGGTCAATCTAGGGCTCTTATGATTGCCGACACAGCCTTTTTGAGTTCGTCTCCTATAGTCCTGATAGACGAGATAGAGAACGCCGGGATAAACAGGAAGAGAGCGATGGATCTGCTGGTGAGGAGGGATAAGATCGTTCTGGTCGCTACTCATGATCCCTTGTTAGCTCTTATGGGATCTCAGAGGATAAGTATAAGAAATGGCGGGATCGATAAAATTCTCCAGACTTCCAAGGAAGAGAATGAACATATGAAAACCCTCGAGAAACTCGATGGATTTTTGAATCGATGTAGGGAAGTCCTACGAAACGGAGAATCTCTCGAAGTTCTTCCCGATTTCTCCCTATAG
- a CDS encoding GTP-binding protein has translation MKVITVSGPPSSGKTSVVLKAAWEMKSDGLSVGAVKFDCLSTGDRKLYERNGVDARTGLSGSLCPDHFFVSNVEECLSWGMERSFDVLFLESAGLCNRCSPHIQGVTAVCVIDNLMGVNTPKKIGPMLKLADIVVITKGDIVSQAEREIFALKVRQANPGGSVLHVGGISGQGACELVSLLMEGEEIESISGRSLRFAMPSALCSYCLGETRIGKEHQMGSVRKICLE, from the coding sequence TTGAAGGTTATAACCGTATCGGGTCCTCCTTCTTCGGGAAAGACCTCCGTGGTGCTGAAGGCGGCTTGGGAGATGAAATCAGATGGGCTGTCCGTAGGGGCTGTTAAGTTCGACTGTCTTAGCACTGGAGACAGAAAACTCTACGAAAGGAACGGGGTGGATGCCAGGACCGGGCTTTCTGGAAGCCTTTGTCCCGACCATTTTTTCGTGAGCAACGTGGAGGAGTGTCTTTCTTGGGGAATGGAGAGATCCTTCGACGTGCTGTTCCTGGAGAGTGCCGGACTATGTAACAGATGCTCTCCTCACATACAAGGAGTCACTGCCGTCTGTGTTATAGATAATCTGATGGGGGTCAACACCCCGAAGAAGATAGGTCCCATGCTCAAGCTTGCGGATATCGTCGTCATCACGAAGGGGGATATCGTGTCCCAGGCTGAAAGGGAAATCTTTGCTCTGAAAGTGAGACAGGCCAACCCGGGGGGTAGTGTTCTCCATGTAGGAGGTATCTCCGGTCAAGGAGCCTGCGAACTAGTATCTCTGTTGATGGAGGGGGAGGAGATAGAGTCGATCTCAGGCAGGAGTCTTCGCTTCGCCATGCCCTCAGCTCTATGTTCCTATTGTCTTGGCGAGACGAGGATAGGTAAAGAGCATCAAATGGGCAGTGTGAGAAAGATATGTCTGGAGTGA
- a CDS encoding ABC transporter substrate-binding protein, producing the protein MSENKDKVLALNPLLMEGLFAIGITPVGKVEEYRIREKGMALPSVGRQPDVDIESIYGLNPSLVIGHVRFHGDVAKVLRRDGVPVFLVDPAKMGENPMLDSVLFLGRLLHREGKAREYADRTERIAKTLRDRIREETDVRSAVMVKDGDRLAVAQNATVYGSILRALGIENIVPDGLPGSNRESFIPFDVETVVVSDPDVVFIVSSFVDPEKGRGVAEKWANDPRWAGLKAVRRDRVIVLPFKVDPGRATAEELLRITAGTLLERVVW; encoded by the coding sequence TTTTCGCCATAGGCATAACCCCCGTAGGCAAGGTTGAGGAATATCGTATCAGAGAAAAGGGCATGGCTTTGCCATCGGTTGGAAGGCAGCCCGATGTAGACATAGAGTCGATATACGGGTTGAATCCCTCTTTAGTTATCGGACATGTCCGTTTTCACGGAGACGTAGCCAAAGTGCTTCGACGGGATGGGGTTCCCGTGTTCCTGGTAGATCCTGCGAAGATGGGAGAGAATCCCATGCTGGATTCCGTCCTATTTCTTGGCAGACTGCTTCACAGAGAGGGAAAAGCCAGGGAATATGCAGATAGAACCGAGCGTATCGCCAAGACCCTCAGAGATAGGATAAGAGAGGAAACGGATGTTCGAAGCGCCGTCATGGTCAAAGACGGCGACAGATTGGCAGTAGCTCAGAATGCTACCGTTTATGGCTCTATCCTGCGTGCTCTAGGGATCGAGAACATCGTTCCCGATGGACTCCCTGGATCGAATAGGGAGAGTTTTATCCCCTTTGACGTAGAGACCGTCGTTGTGTCCGACCCGGACGTGGTATTTATAGTTTCTTCTTTCGTAGATCCAGAAAAGGGCAGAGGAGTTGCGGAGAAATGGGCGAACGATCCTCGGTGGGCCGGATTGAAGGCAGTGAGAAGAGATAGGGTCATAGTCCTGCCTTTCAAGGTCGATCCGGGAAGGGCGACCGCCGAGGAGCTTCTCAGAATCACCGCCGGCACTCTTCTAGAGAGAGTTGTCTGGTAG